In Bacillus toyonensis BCT-7112, a single window of DNA contains:
- a CDS encoding rhodanese-like domain-containing protein, which yields MNTIVSTLFVVLAAWFVISRFLPVKGVQNINGKELKSIVGKQGKYFIDVRTVGEYRGNHMKGFQNIPLNELVSKANQLNKNKEVIVICQSGMRGKQAAKVLKKLGFQRIINVSGGMNAL from the coding sequence ATGAACACAATAGTAAGTACGCTTTTCGTTGTATTGGCTGCATGGTTTGTTATTTCACGGTTCTTACCGGTGAAAGGTGTTCAAAATATAAATGGAAAAGAATTAAAAAGTATAGTGGGAAAACAGGGGAAGTACTTTATCGATGTTCGTACAGTAGGCGAATATAGAGGGAACCATATGAAGGGCTTTCAGAATATCCCGCTAAATGAGTTAGTTAGTAAGGCAAATCAATTAAATAAGAATAAGGAAGTAATCGTTATTTGTCAGAGCGGGATGAGAGGTAAGCAAGCAGCAAAAGTATTAAAGAAATTAGGATTTCAGCGCATTATAAATGTTTCAGGTGGTATGAACGCTTTGTAA